A window of the Ascaphus truei isolate aAscTru1 unplaced genomic scaffold, aAscTru1.hap1 HAP1_SCAFFOLD_1249, whole genome shotgun sequence genome harbors these coding sequences:
- the LOC142475490 gene encoding uncharacterized protein LOC142475490 translates to MNTIFSTVGYGIQQVIHTEKKSYICSECGKSFIQKSNLVAHQRIHTGVKPYICSQCEKSFRQKSDLVAHQRIHTGERPYNCSGCERSFSHKSNLISHQRIHTRVRPYNCSECEKSFRNKSTLVRHQITHTGVKPYNCSQCEKSFRQKSDLVTHQRIHTGERPYICSECGKSFNHKSNLVSHQIIHTRVRLYNCSECEKSFFHKSRLVTHQITHTRVTPYNCSECEKSFRQKSDLVTHRRIHTGERPYNCSGCERSFSHKSNLISHQRIHTRVRPYNCSECEKSFCNKSTLVTHQITHTGVKPYNCSQCEKSFWHKTDLVIHQRIHTGERPYNCSCCERSFSHKSNLISHQRIHTRVRPYNCSECEKSFCNKSTLVRHQIIHTRVAPYNCSECGKSFCHKSSLVLHQRIHTGERPYKCSECGKSFNHKSNLVKHQIIHTRVAPYNCSECGKSFCHKSSLVTHQNIHKGVTL, encoded by the coding sequence ATGAATACCATATTTTCCACGGTAGGTTATGGTATACAGCAAGTAATCCATACAGAGAAGAAATCCTATatctgctctgaatgtgggaaaagcttcattcagaaatcaaatcttgttgcacaccaaagaatccacacgggGGTGAAGCCTTATATCTGCTCTCaatgtgagaaaagcttcagACAGAAATCAGATCTTGttgcacaccaaagaatccacacaggggagagaccctataactgctctggtTGTGAGAGAAGCTTCAGTCACAAATCTAATCTTATTAGTCATCAAAGAATCCACACAAgggtgagaccctataactgctctgaatgtgagaaaagcttcCGCAATAAATCTACACTTGTTAGACACCAAATAAcccacacaggggtgaagccttataactgctctcAATGTGAAAAAAGCTTCAGACAGAAATCAGATCTTGTTACACACcagagaatccacacaggggagagaccctatatctgttctgaatgtgggaaaagcttcaatcACAAATCTAATCTTGTTAGTCATCAAATAATCCACACAAGGGTGAGActctataactgctctgaatgtgagaaaagcttcTTTCATAAATCTCgacttgttacacaccaaataaCCCACACACGGGttacaccctataactgctctgaatgtgagaaaagcttcagACAGAAATCAGATCTTGTTACACACcgaagaatccacacaggggagagaccctataactgctctggtTGTGAGAGAAGCTTTAGTCACAAATCTAATCTTATTAGTCATCAAAGAATCCACACAAgggtgagaccctataactgctctgaatgtgagaaaagcttcTGCAATAAATCTAcacttgttacacaccaaataacccacacaggggtgaagccttataactgctctcAATGTGAGAAAAGCTTCTGGCATAAAACAGATCTTGttatacaccaaagaatccacacaggggagagaccctataactgctcttgTTGTGAGAGAAGCTTCAGTCACAAATCTAATCTTATTAGTCATCAAAGAATTCACACAAgggtgagaccctataactgctctgaatgtgagaaaagcttcTGCAATAAATCTACACTTGTTAGACACCAAATAATCCACACACGGGTtgcaccctataactgctctgaatgtgggaaaagcttctgtCATAAATCAAGTCTTGTtctacaccaaagaatccacacaggggagagaccctataaatgttctgaatgtgggaaaagcttcaatcACAAATCTAATCTTGTTAAACATCAAATAATCCACACACGGGTtgcaccctataactgctctgaatgtgggaaaagcttctgtCATAAATCaagtcttgttacacaccaaaacATCCACAAAGGGGTGACCCTGTAA